A portion of the Aricia agestis chromosome 1, ilAriAges1.1, whole genome shotgun sequence genome contains these proteins:
- the LOC121727358 gene encoding mitochondrial fission 1 protein — protein MDDVLDETVSLEDLRKFEKIYHEQLMNLNEVNPKAQFEYAWCLVRSKHSVDIRKGIMLLKELSLRHPEGKRDYLFYLAVGNARIKEYNKALHYVKTFLEIEPANQQVLALERQINKRVEKEGIKGIAIAGGTILAVGSLVGLGIALASKAAKGK, from the exons atggaTGACGTTTTGGATGAAACTGTTTCTTTGGAAGATCTACGG AAATTTGAAAAGATTTACCATGAACAATTAATGAATCTAAATGAAGTAAATCCTAAAGCGCAATTTGAATATGCTTGGTGTTTGGTTCGAAGCAAACATTCTGTTGATATACGAAAG GGAATAATGCTGTTAAAAGAACTATCCTTGCGCCATCCTGAAGGCAAAAGAGATTACCTTTTCTACCTTGCTGTTGGTAATGCTAGAATTAAGGAATATAACAAGGCACTTCACTATGTCAAAACATTCCTTGAAATAGAACCTGCCAACCAACAGGTTCTTGCACTTGAA AGACAAATTAATAAACGCGTGGAAAAGGAAGGTATCAAGGGTATAGCAATAGCTGGTGGAACTATACTTGCGGTTGGCAGCCTCGTCGGCCTGGGCATTGCACTGGCATCCAAGGCAGCTAAAGGGAAATAG